Proteins encoded by one window of Blautia faecicola:
- the hemL gene encoding glutamate-1-semialdehyde 2,1-aminomutase, with translation MSRSDELFERAVKVIPGGVNSPVRAYGSVGMTPRFIEGATGPYVVDADSKRYIDYISSWGPMILGHNNPEVRNAVIRKAESGLSFGAATESEVEMAEFICENIPSIEMIRMVNSGTEAVMSAIRAARGYTGRNKIVKFAGCYHGHSDALLVKAGSGVMTAGIPDSAGVPAGATQDTLTAVYNNLESVKMLFEENEGQIAAVIVEPVAANMGVVLPKEGFLKGLRELCTKNGTVLIFDEVITGFRLAFGGAQERFGIEADLVTYGKIIGAGMPVGAFGGKREIMEVIAPVGHVYQAGTLSGNPVAMAAGLTQLKILKDHPEIYTNMSHMGDKLYEGMKELVKKYGKPWKVNHICSLGCIYFTDQDVENYEDAKTSDTEEFARYFRYMLEHGVHLGPSQFEAMFLSNAHTEETTKETLDIFEGFLKAE, from the coding sequence ATGAGCAGATCAGACGAATTATTTGAAAGAGCAGTGAAAGTTATTCCGGGAGGCGTCAACAGCCCGGTACGTGCCTACGGCTCTGTGGGAATGACCCCGCGGTTTATCGAGGGAGCCACAGGTCCGTATGTGGTAGATGCAGACAGCAAGAGATATATCGATTATATCAGTTCCTGGGGACCGATGATCCTTGGTCATAACAACCCGGAAGTCCGGAACGCCGTGATCCGCAAAGCAGAAAGCGGTCTGAGCTTCGGTGCGGCTACCGAGAGCGAGGTGGAGATGGCAGAATTTATATGTGAAAATATTCCGTCTATCGAGATGATCCGTATGGTAAACTCCGGAACAGAAGCCGTGATGAGCGCGATCCGTGCCGCCAGAGGATATACCGGAAGAAATAAAATCGTCAAATTCGCCGGATGCTATCACGGACATTCCGATGCCCTGTTGGTAAAAGCCGGTTCCGGTGTGATGACCGCGGGAATCCCGGACAGTGCCGGTGTACCTGCGGGAGCAACCCAGGATACCCTGACTGCTGTATACAACAATCTTGAAAGCGTCAAGATGCTCTTTGAAGAGAATGAAGGACAGATCGCAGCCGTGATCGTAGAGCCGGTAGCTGCCAACATGGGTGTGGTACTTCCGAAAGAAGGCTTCTTAAAAGGTCTTCGGGAACTCTGCACAAAAAATGGTACGGTTCTGATCTTTGACGAGGTTATCACAGGCTTCCGTCTGGCATTCGGCGGTGCACAGGAACGCTTTGGTATCGAGGCGGATCTGGTGACTTACGGAAAAATCATCGGTGCCGGTATGCCGGTCGGTGCCTTTGGCGGAAAACGGGAGATCATGGAAGTGATCGCACCGGTCGGTCATGTATACCAGGCAGGAACCCTGAGCGGTAATCCGGTGGCTATGGCAGCAGGACTGACGCAGTTAAAAATCTTGAAAGATCATCCGGAAATCTACACCAACATGAGCCATATGGGTGACAAGCTGTATGAAGGCATGAAAGAACTGGTGAAAAAATACGGAAAACCGTGGAAAGTCAACCATATCTGTTCTCTGGGATGCATCTATTTCACCGATCAGGATGTGGAAAATTATGAAGATGCGAAGACTTCCGATACCGAAGAATTTGCCCGTTACTTCCGCTATATGCTGGAGCATGGGGTACATCTTGGACCGTCTCAGTTCGAGGCAATGTTCTTATCCAATGCGCATACCGAAGAGACAACCAAAGAGACTCTGGATATCTTTGAGGGATTCCTGAAAGCGGAGTAA
- the hemB gene encoding porphobilinogen synthase, translating to MDMIKRPRRLRGGETIRKMIRETRMDKSSLIYPMFVQEGTGREDEIPSMPGQFRYTLDRLPYELERLAKAGVGSVMLFGIPDHKDEIASQAYAQDGIVQRALQVGKEKFPELYYITDVCLCEYTSHGHCGMLCGHEVENDSTLDLLAKTALSHVQAGADMVAPSDMMDGRVLAIRNMLDKNGHKETPIMSYAVKYASAFYGPFREAADSAPAFGDRKSYQMDPHNSREGVKEALLDVDEGADIIMVKPAMSYLDMITKVKEVTNVPVAAYSVSGEYAMVKAAAQKGWIDEERIMCEMAVSTYRAGAQIYLTYYAKELAKCMDEGRIG from the coding sequence ATCTTCCCTGATCTACCCGATGTTTGTGCAGGAAGGTACCGGAAGAGAGGACGAGATCCCGTCGATGCCGGGACAGTTCCGTTACACACTGGATCGTCTGCCATATGAACTGGAGCGTCTGGCAAAAGCAGGCGTGGGAAGCGTAATGCTTTTTGGTATCCCGGATCATAAAGACGAGATCGCAAGCCAGGCATACGCCCAGGACGGTATCGTACAGCGCGCTCTGCAGGTGGGAAAAGAAAAATTCCCGGAACTGTATTATATTACCGATGTGTGCCTGTGCGAGTACACCAGTCATGGTCACTGCGGCATGCTCTGCGGTCATGAAGTGGAAAATGACAGCACCCTGGATCTGCTGGCAAAGACAGCTCTGTCCCATGTGCAGGCAGGTGCGGACATGGTAGCACCTTCCGATATGATGGACGGTCGTGTGCTGGCAATCCGCAACATGTTAGACAAAAACGGTCACAAAGAGACCCCGATCATGTCCTATGCGGTAAAATACGCATCTGCTTTCTACGGTCCGTTCCGTGAGGCGGCAGATTCTGCTCCGGCATTCGGAGACAGAAAGAGTTATCAGATGGATCCGCACAACAGCCGCGAAGGTGTGAAAGAAGCCCTTCTCGATGTGGATGAGGGAGCCGATATCATCATGGTAAAACCGGCGATGTCTTATCTGGATATGATCACAAAAGTAAAAGAAGTGACGAATGTTCCGGTAGCAGCCTACAGCGTCAGCGGAGAATACGCGATGGTGAAAGCAGCTGCACAGAAAGGCTGGATCGATGAAGAGAGGATCATGTGTGAGATGGCAGTGAGCACCTATCGCGCCGGCGCACAGATTTATCTGACTTATTATGCAAAAGAACTGGCAAAATGTATGGACGAAGGGAGGATCGGATAA